The Shewanella mangrovisoli genome has a window encoding:
- a CDS encoding glycogen/starch synthase — protein sequence MVAAENGALKGAKVGGMADVIRDLPQALAGVEIQADVIMPSYGFLTGLGAKLIHEFEVSFAGRQEPIKLYWLTHPKVLGANIYLLEHGLWQSSPGQIYSQGTSDRPFADDATKFALLCASVAKALVAGLVPMPQLLHLHDWHTGCLAMLRALAPEYQALQSIECVFSIHNLALQGIRPLSHDSSSFAAWFPQLFAQLDEGQRAQIFDPRYPHCINPMRMGITLADKVHLVSPTYAKEVLLPSRPELGFFGGEGLEADLQRKAEQGRVLGILNGCEYSEALAQSSLERMGLTEFKELLSCIESALVQWQGGRTQVSGVDMIAFTRLQALWRQASSGEFPDFLLTSVGRLTDQKVLILRHILPSGLSVLETLLQQLQQLQQLQQLPQIQPKALFVLLGSGDPEIGLFFQTLAAKYAHFVFLQGYHEELSQCLYQLGDLFLMPSSFEPCGISQMLAMRSGQPCLVHGVGGLRDTVEDNVDGFVFYGEDIKTQGEALLAKLGDALETFGSNDWMQYKRNAKVRRFDWRSIALEYKKQLYNIL from the coding sequence ATGGTTGCGGCGGAAAATGGGGCGCTGAAAGGGGCGAAAGTGGGCGGGATGGCGGATGTGATCCGTGACTTGCCCCAAGCCCTCGCGGGTGTTGAGATCCAAGCCGATGTAATTATGCCAAGCTACGGATTTTTAACGGGCCTTGGGGCCAAACTTATCCATGAGTTTGAGGTGAGTTTTGCCGGGCGACAGGAGCCGATTAAGTTGTATTGGCTGACGCACCCCAAGGTGCTGGGCGCCAATATTTATTTGCTGGAGCATGGGCTGTGGCAATCCAGTCCCGGGCAGATTTATAGCCAAGGCACGAGTGACCGCCCCTTTGCCGATGATGCGACTAAGTTTGCGCTGTTGTGTGCAAGCGTAGCCAAAGCCTTAGTGGCGGGGCTTGTGCCTATGCCTCAGCTTTTACATTTGCACGACTGGCACACTGGATGTTTAGCCATGCTGCGGGCGCTGGCGCCCGAGTATCAAGCATTGCAAAGCATAGAATGTGTGTTTTCGATTCATAATCTTGCGCTGCAGGGGATAAGGCCGCTGAGCCATGATAGCTCAAGCTTTGCGGCTTGGTTTCCTCAATTATTCGCCCAGTTGGATGAGGGCCAGCGCGCCCAGATTTTCGATCCCCGTTATCCCCATTGCATCAATCCGATGCGGATGGGAATTACGCTGGCGGATAAAGTGCATCTCGTGTCACCAACCTACGCCAAGGAGGTATTGCTTCCCTCTCGCCCCGAGTTGGGGTTCTTCGGTGGTGAAGGCTTAGAGGCGGATTTACAACGCAAAGCCGAGCAGGGTCGAGTGCTTGGCATTTTAAACGGTTGCGAATACTCAGAGGCTTTAGCGCAAAGCTCCCTCGAACGTATGGGATTAACTGAGTTTAAGGAACTACTGAGTTGCATCGAGTCGGCCCTAGTGCAGTGGCAGGGCGGGCGAACTCAGGTGAGTGGCGTCGATATGATTGCCTTTACGCGGCTGCAAGCTCTGTGGCGTCAGGCCTCTTCGGGGGAATTCCCGGACTTTCTGTTGACCTCGGTTGGCAGGCTGACCGATCAAAAAGTGTTGATCCTGCGCCATATTTTACCTTCTGGCTTATCGGTATTAGAGACATTGCTGCAACAGCTGCAACAGCTGCAACAGCTGCAACAGTTGCCGCAAATCCAGCCTAAGGCACTGTTTGTGTTGCTGGGCAGTGGCGACCCTGAGATAGGGCTGTTTTTTCAAACTCTTGCGGCTAAGTATGCCCATTTTGTGTTTCTGCAGGGATACCATGAGGAGCTCTCACAGTGTCTTTATCAACTGGGTGATTTATTCCTGATGCCAAGCTCCTTCGAACCTTGCGGCATCAGCCAAATGCTCGCCATGCGTAGCGGTCAGCCTTGCCTAGTGCATGGTGTGGGCGGATTGCGGGATACGGTCGAGGACAATGTCGATGGCTTTGTGTTCTATGGCGAGGATATCAAGACGCAGGGTGAGGCGTTACTAGCAAAGCTTGGCGACGCATTGGAGACATTTGGCAGTAATGATTGGATGCAATACAAGCGTAATGCCAAAGTGCGGCGCTTTGATTGGCGTAGCATAGCCCTCGAATACAAGAAACAACTCTACAACATTTTGTGA
- the glgC gene encoding glucose-1-phosphate adenylyltransferase, whose protein sequence is MSNVRYISNLTRETYALILAGGRGSRLHELTDWRAKPALYFGGKFRIIDFPLSNCINSGIRRVGVVTQYKSHSLIRHVMRGWGHFKKELGESVEILPASQRYSENWYQGTADAVFQNIDIIRHELPKYVMVLSGDHVYRMDYAGLLAAHAESGADMTVSCLEVPVAEAAGAFGVMEVDDEMRILGFEEKPKHPKHSPGNPEKCLASMGNYVFNTEFLFEQLKKDAQNANSDRDFGKDIIPSIIEKHKVFAYPFKSAFPNEQAYWRDVGTLDSFWQANMELLSPTPALNLYDAKWPIWTYQEQLPPAKFVFDDDDRRGMAVDSIISGGCIISGATVRRSVLFNEVRVCSYSVVEDSVVLPDVVVLRHCKIKNAIIDRGCIIPEGTVIGYNHDHDRAKGFRVSEKGITLVTRDMLGLPVGYE, encoded by the coding sequence ATGTCTAATGTACGTTATATCAGTAATTTAACTCGTGAAACCTATGCATTGATTCTGGCTGGTGGCCGAGGCTCGCGTTTACATGAACTCACCGACTGGCGCGCGAAACCCGCGCTGTATTTCGGGGGTAAGTTTAGGATCATCGATTTTCCGCTGTCGAATTGCATCAACTCGGGGATCCGCCGTGTTGGGGTGGTGACCCAATATAAGTCGCACTCGTTAATTCGACATGTGATGCGTGGTTGGGGTCACTTTAAAAAGGAATTAGGTGAGTCGGTGGAGATTCTGCCCGCCTCACAACGTTACTCTGAGAATTGGTATCAAGGCACGGCTGACGCGGTATTTCAAAATATCGATATCATCCGCCATGAGCTGCCCAAATACGTGATGGTGCTGTCGGGTGACCATGTGTATCGCATGGATTACGCTGGCTTACTGGCCGCCCATGCCGAATCCGGCGCCGATATGACAGTCTCCTGCCTCGAAGTGCCCGTGGCCGAAGCGGCGGGCGCGTTTGGGGTGATGGAAGTCGATGACGAGATGCGCATCCTTGGATTTGAAGAAAAACCTAAGCATCCTAAACACTCCCCAGGCAATCCTGAGAAGTGCCTCGCCTCGATGGGCAACTATGTGTTTAACACTGAGTTTTTGTTCGAACAGTTGAAGAAAGACGCGCAAAATGCCAATTCCGATCGCGATTTTGGCAAAGACATTATTCCCTCGATCATCGAAAAACATAAAGTGTTTGCCTATCCCTTTAAGAGCGCCTTCCCCAACGAACAAGCCTACTGGCGCGATGTGGGCACCTTGGATTCCTTCTGGCAGGCCAATATGGAATTGTTATCGCCCACACCCGCATTAAACCTCTACGATGCCAAATGGCCGATTTGGACCTATCAGGAGCAATTACCTCCCGCCAAGTTTGTGTTCGACGATGACGATAGACGCGGTATGGCGGTGGATTCGATTATATCCGGCGGCTGCATCATCTCGGGCGCGACAGTGCGCCGCAGTGTATTGTTTAACGAGGTGCGGGTTTGTTCCTACTCAGTGGTTGAGGACTCGGTTGTGCTGCCCGATGTGGTGGTGCTGCGCCACTGTAAGATTAAAAATGCCATCATCGACAGGGGCTGCATCATCCCCGAAGGCACAGTGATTGGTTATAACCACGACCATGACAGGGCAAAAGGCTTTAGGGTGTCCGAGAAAGGCATCACCTTAGTCACCCGCGATATGTTAGGGCTGCCCGTGGGCTATGAGTAA
- a CDS encoding glycogen/starch/alpha-glucan phosphorylase, translating into MSHNSELSPNTSGVPPKKRATKAAPSKPKATLEPCEPCDALPATFNRHVRYGLSRGEVAHGELFQALALSVKEQMLDEWRETRIKDSCYDNKQVAYLSLEFLMGRALGNALLNLDLEQDSREALSQYSVSLEELEEAEHDAGLGNGGLGRLAACFLDSCASMDLSVTGYGIRYEYGMFAQKIVDGYQVERPDRWLREGNPWEVRVPHHNVTVKFFGHTESYVDKQGRRHMIWVDTQDVLAVAYDMPVPGYRNGRVNSLRLWKAEATDDFDLAEFNQGDYTEAVACKNLAEQITMVLYPNDASENGKELRLRQQYFLSSASLQAILKRWVHHHGHDFSEFAAKNVIQLNDTHPSIAVPELMRLLVDEYGLEWDAAWAITSHTMAYTNHTLLPEALERWPVRMMALMLPRILEIIYEINARYLDLVAHHWPGDGAKLASMSIIQDGPDPHVRMAYLAIVASFSVNGVAALHTQLLKSGLFKDFYSLWPEKFNNRTNGVTPRRWLAHCNPALAKLLTSHLGKGWVTDLSQLTALNALTQDASFIQKWREVKQANKVQLAKMIAKECGVEFDPTMLFDVQVKRIHEYKRQLLNILHVIHLYHQIQQGHTEHLVPRCVLIGGKAAPGYFMAKLIIKLASNVAHMVNCDPVVAPYLRFAFLPNYNVSAMEKICPGTDVSEQISTAGKEASGTGNMKFMMNGALTIGTLDGANIEMLEEVGEDNFFLFGLNAEQVTQMRCDYQPQRIIAESHALSEVMALLKSGHFNLLEPGIFDPIIASIESADDQWMTAADFDSYRLAQEAVAKAYKDPKKWTQMSIRNTAASGRFSSDVTIAGYRDDIWKL; encoded by the coding sequence ATGAGTCATAACAGTGAGCTGAGCCCAAATACCAGCGGCGTTCCCCCAAAAAAACGTGCCACTAAGGCCGCGCCGAGTAAGCCAAAAGCGACACTCGAACCCTGCGAGCCCTGTGATGCCCTGCCCGCGACCTTTAATCGCCATGTGCGTTATGGATTAAGTCGCGGCGAAGTGGCTCACGGTGAGTTATTTCAAGCGTTAGCACTCAGCGTTAAAGAGCAAATGTTGGATGAGTGGCGTGAGACGCGCATCAAAGATAGCTGCTATGACAACAAGCAAGTGGCCTACTTATCGCTTGAGTTTCTGATGGGCAGAGCATTAGGTAATGCCTTGTTAAATTTAGATTTGGAGCAAGATAGCCGCGAGGCGCTTAGCCAATATTCCGTGTCTCTTGAGGAGCTTGAAGAGGCCGAACACGATGCTGGTTTAGGTAATGGTGGCCTTGGGCGACTCGCCGCCTGTTTTCTTGATAGCTGCGCCAGCATGGATTTATCCGTCACGGGATACGGCATTCGTTACGAATACGGCATGTTCGCCCAGAAGATTGTCGATGGCTATCAGGTGGAGCGTCCAGACCGCTGGCTGCGTGAGGGCAACCCGTGGGAGGTGCGCGTTCCGCACCATAATGTGACGGTAAAGTTCTTCGGTCACACCGAATCCTATGTGGATAAGCAAGGGCGCAGACACATGATTTGGGTCGATACCCAAGATGTGCTTGCCGTGGCCTATGATATGCCCGTGCCCGGTTATCGCAATGGCCGGGTGAATAGCCTCAGACTCTGGAAGGCTGAAGCGACGGATGACTTTGATTTAGCGGAGTTTAACCAAGGGGATTACACAGAGGCGGTGGCGTGCAAGAACCTCGCTGAACAGATCACTATGGTGCTGTACCCCAATGATGCCAGCGAAAACGGTAAGGAGCTGCGGCTGCGTCAGCAGTACTTTTTGTCCTCCGCTAGCCTGCAGGCGATCTTGAAGCGTTGGGTGCATCACCACGGCCATGACTTCAGTGAGTTTGCCGCGAAAAATGTGATCCAACTGAATGACACTCACCCAAGTATTGCGGTTCCCGAATTAATGCGGCTGCTGGTGGATGAATATGGCCTCGAATGGGACGCCGCGTGGGCGATTACCAGCCACACTATGGCCTATACCAATCACACATTGTTGCCCGAGGCGTTAGAACGCTGGCCCGTGCGTATGATGGCGCTGATGCTGCCGCGAATTTTAGAAATTATCTATGAAATCAATGCACGATACCTAGATTTAGTTGCCCACCACTGGCCGGGGGATGGCGCCAAACTGGCCAGCATGTCGATCATTCAAGATGGCCCCGATCCCCATGTGCGCATGGCGTACCTAGCCATAGTGGCGAGCTTTTCGGTAAACGGTGTGGCGGCGCTGCATACCCAGTTATTAAAGTCGGGCCTGTTTAAGGATTTTTATAGCCTGTGGCCGGAGAAGTTTAACAATCGCACCAATGGCGTGACCCCTAGACGTTGGTTAGCCCACTGCAATCCCGCGCTCGCCAAACTGTTAACCAGCCATTTAGGTAAGGGCTGGGTGACAGATTTAAGCCAGCTGACGGCGCTTAATGCCTTAACCCAAGACGCCAGCTTTATTCAAAAGTGGCGTGAGGTGAAACAAGCCAACAAGGTGCAACTCGCTAAGATGATCGCCAAGGAATGTGGCGTCGAGTTTGACCCTACGATGCTGTTTGATGTGCAGGTTAAGCGGATCCACGAGTACAAGCGTCAGCTCCTTAATATTCTGCATGTGATCCATCTTTACCATCAAATCCAGCAGGGGCACACGGAGCATCTCGTGCCACGCTGTGTGCTGATTGGTGGCAAAGCTGCGCCCGGTTACTTTATGGCGAAACTCATCATCAAACTCGCCAGTAATGTTGCCCACATGGTCAACTGCGATCCTGTGGTGGCGCCTTATCTGCGCTTTGCGTTTCTGCCCAATTACAACGTCAGTGCCATGGAAAAAATCTGCCCCGGAACCGATGTCTCCGAACAAATCTCCACCGCGGGTAAGGAGGCCTCTGGCACGGGCAATATGAAGTTCATGATGAACGGCGCACTCACCATAGGCACCTTAGATGGCGCCAATATTGAGATGCTCGAAGAGGTGGGCGAGGATAACTTTTTCCTCTTTGGCCTCAACGCCGAGCAAGTGACCCAAATGCGCTGCGATTATCAACCGCAGCGGATTATCGCCGAGTCCCACGCCTTATCCGAAGTCATGGCCTTACTCAAGAGCGGCCATTTTAACCTGCTGGAACCGGGGATTTTCGACCCTATTATCGCCTCGATTGAAAGCGCGGATGATCAGTGGATGACGGCGGCGGATTTCGACAGTTATCGCCTCGCCCAAGAGGCTGTGGCTAAGGCCTATAAAGATCCGAAAAAGTGGACGCAAATGAGTATTCGCAACACCGCGGCCAGTGGTCGCTTCTCCAGTGATGTGACGATTGCGGGTTATAGAGATGATATTTGGAAACTGTAA
- the glgX gene encoding glycogen debranching protein GlgX, translating into MTNPVPVNADGSTAYNLSAGQPFPLGATVDDGGVNFALFSAHATGVELCLFDAQGEVEIQRIALTEQTQQIWHLYVHGLSAGQLYGYRVYGPYEPQLGHRFNPHKLLLDPYARQLVGRYHHHIANFGYEIDNPSEDLSFSILDNADFVPKCKVVDTRPLFNAAKTHNIRPLSSQREPLPLEQCIIYEMHLKGFTALHPEIDAPLRGTFAGLASNAAIDYLVNLGVNCVELLPVQAFFSEPFLLEKQLSNYWGYNSIGFFAPEPSYLSSEDIGEFRTMVDALHGAGIEVILDVVYNHSAEGSRLGPTFSFRGIDNLSYYRLHPNDKRFYINDTGCGNTLNLNHPRMLQLVLDSLRYWVEVMGVDGFRFDLAACLGREAYGFDPGSGFFDALLQDPVLCRVKLIAEPWDIGPGGYQLGNFPVAFSEWNDRYRDTMRRFWRGDHAMLPEFARRFHGSGDFFEHSGRPPAASINFLTSHDGFTLKDLVSYCERHNWANGEENRDGHHENFSHHYGVEGDTDDATILALRARQQRNLLTTLFLSQGVPMLLSGDETGRTQGGNNNAYCQDNPLNWFDWSADGMDSSLLSFTSQLIALRKRFPLLCAKRFIHEQLVANAFDWSSESSSSHAASPVSTPSGARLDWFSRQGEPMSKSLWSESMGRSLCVVLSGNLTATQPQTQGDSLQALLLMVNADEHPLAFTLPIFDGLGPWQCLLHTQTDSQFLTPTEPLDAQSSPTRYLLQDRSLMLFHADFIRN; encoded by the coding sequence ATGACGAATCCTGTGCCTGTAAATGCTGATGGCTCAACCGCTTATAACCTAAGTGCGGGACAGCCTTTTCCCTTAGGGGCGACAGTCGATGATGGCGGGGTGAATTTCGCCCTGTTTTCGGCCCATGCCACTGGGGTGGAGTTATGCCTGTTCGATGCCCAAGGCGAGGTGGAAATTCAGCGCATCGCCTTGACGGAACAGACCCAGCAAATCTGGCATTTGTATGTGCATGGACTGAGTGCCGGTCAGCTATATGGCTACCGTGTCTATGGTCCCTACGAGCCGCAATTAGGGCACAGATTTAATCCACATAAATTGTTGTTAGACCCTTACGCGCGCCAGCTCGTGGGGCGTTATCACCACCATATCGCCAACTTTGGTTATGAGATTGATAACCCCAGTGAAGACTTATCTTTCAGCATCTTAGATAACGCGGATTTTGTCCCTAAGTGTAAAGTGGTCGATACTCGGCCTCTTTTTAATGCCGCTAAGACGCATAATATTCGGCCACTCTCAAGTCAGCGTGAGCCACTGCCGCTTGAGCAGTGCATTATCTATGAGATGCATTTAAAGGGATTTACCGCGCTGCACCCTGAGATAGATGCGCCACTGCGTGGCACCTTTGCCGGGCTGGCATCGAATGCCGCGATAGATTACTTAGTCAATCTCGGCGTGAATTGCGTCGAGTTACTGCCAGTTCAGGCATTTTTCTCAGAGCCCTTTCTGCTTGAAAAACAGCTATCTAACTATTGGGGCTATAACAGCATTGGCTTTTTTGCACCTGAGCCGAGTTATCTCTCGAGTGAGGATATCGGCGAGTTTCGCACTATGGTGGATGCGCTGCACGGCGCAGGTATCGAAGTTATTCTCGATGTGGTCTATAACCACAGCGCCGAGGGTAGCCGCCTCGGGCCAACCTTTAGCTTCCGCGGTATCGACAATCTGAGTTATTACCGCCTGCATCCAAACGATAAACGCTTTTATATCAACGATACCGGCTGCGGTAATACCTTAAACCTCAATCACCCACGCATGTTGCAGTTGGTGTTAGATTCGCTGCGTTACTGGGTCGAAGTGATGGGCGTCGATGGCTTTCGCTTCGATTTAGCCGCCTGCCTTGGCCGTGAAGCCTATGGATTCGACCCAGGTAGTGGTTTTTTTGATGCGCTGCTGCAAGACCCAGTACTCTGCCGGGTGAAACTGATTGCCGAGCCTTGGGATATTGGCCCGGGTGGGTATCAGCTGGGTAATTTCCCTGTGGCCTTTAGCGAGTGGAATGACAGATACCGCGACACTATGCGGCGTTTTTGGCGCGGCGATCACGCCATGTTGCCCGAGTTTGCGCGGCGTTTTCATGGCTCGGGGGATTTCTTTGAGCACAGCGGCCGGCCTCCTGCCGCCAGTATCAACTTTTTAACCAGTCACGATGGTTTTACCCTCAAAGATTTAGTGAGTTATTGCGAGCGGCACAATTGGGCCAACGGTGAAGAAAACCGCGATGGCCACCATGAGAACTTCAGCCATCACTATGGGGTAGAAGGCGACACTGACGACGCCACCATTCTCGCGCTGCGCGCCCGCCAGCAACGCAATCTATTGACCACATTATTCTTATCCCAAGGGGTGCCCATGTTACTCAGCGGCGATGAGACGGGCCGCACCCAAGGTGGGAATAATAACGCCTATTGCCAAGATAACCCCTTGAATTGGTTCGATTGGTCAGCGGATGGCATGGATAGCTCATTGCTGAGTTTCACCTCACAGCTGATTGCCTTGCGTAAACGCTTTCCGCTCTTGTGTGCCAAACGTTTTATCCATGAGCAGCTAGTGGCCAATGCCTTCGATTGGTCGTCCGAGTCATCTTCAAGCCATGCTGCAAGCCCTGTCTCAACCCCATCGGGGGCGAGGCTGGATTGGTTTAGCCGCCAAGGTGAGCCCATGAGCAAAAGTCTGTGGAGTGAGTCCATGGGCCGCAGCCTCTGCGTGGTGCTATCGGGCAATTTAACCGCCACTCAACCACAAACTCAGGGTGACAGCCTTCAAGCACTGCTGTTGATGGTCAATGCCGATGAGCATCCCTTGGCCTTTACTCTGCCGATTTTTGACGGTTTAGGGCCGTGGCAATGTCTGCTGCATACCCAAACCGACTCACAATTTTTAACTCCCACTGAGCCGCTGGATGCTCAGTCCTCACCGACGCGGTACTTGCTACAGGATCGCAGTCTTATGCTGTTTCATGCTGATTTTATAAGGAATTAA
- the glgB gene encoding 1,4-alpha-glucan branching protein GlgB — protein sequence MMTQAQTYFYDGSDVALLNGQYTDVFSLLGMHSINEGKALVVRCFLRNAQKVDVISLKDGRKVASLERVNEAGLFAGTLGRRVKPFLYALRVTYPLCEQDIIDPYQFGSLLDSQDLYLFGEGSSEQAYRFLGANWRQVDSVKGVHFCVWAPNAKRVSVVGDFNHWDDTRHVMRQHLANGLWEIFLPDVAEGAHYKFDLVYQNGERHAKSDPMATQMECAPHNASIVPKKHQHLWADSQWMDKRASTAWHRAAMSIYEVQLGSWRRKGEFGEQYFDYQDLVEQLIPYVKQQGFTHIELMPVSEYPFDGSWGYQPVGLYAPTHRFGDANDLKAFIDACHQADIGVLLDWVAAHFPKDPHGLVRFDGTCLYEHEDPRKGTHPDWDTLIYNYDRGEVRSFLLSNACYWLREFHLDGLRLDAVSSMLYLDYSREPGQWLPNAYGGRENLEAIHFLQMLNQRLYQAFPGICMIAEESTAFAGVTKPTDGGGLGFGFKWNMGWMNDSLSYLGRDPIYRQYHHNQLTFSLMYAYSEQFMLSISHDEVVHGKGSLLHKIPGDDWQKFATLRAYYGFMWGHPGKKLLFMGSEFAQRDEWNHNHSLDWHLLAFEPHQGVQRWLRDLNQLYRQFPALSVLDYESQGFRWLDCDNGRDSIFSFVRYGEGSDVPLVFVVNMTPTLHQGFRIGLPQGGEFCEYLNSDSHLYGGSNQGNAGKVIAEDLPWQGMASSALITVPPLGCLILGPATDAPRDTSL from the coding sequence ATGATGACTCAAGCCCAGACTTACTTCTATGACGGTAGCGATGTCGCGCTGTTAAACGGTCAATATACGGATGTGTTTTCCCTGCTTGGTATGCACAGCATCAACGAGGGTAAAGCCTTGGTGGTGCGCTGTTTTTTACGCAACGCCCAAAAAGTTGATGTGATAAGCCTTAAGGATGGCCGCAAGGTGGCGAGCCTTGAGCGCGTCAATGAGGCGGGGCTATTTGCGGGGACGCTTGGCAGACGGGTTAAGCCTTTTTTGTATGCGCTACGGGTGACTTATCCCCTCTGTGAGCAGGATATTATCGATCCTTATCAGTTTGGTTCTCTCCTCGATAGTCAGGATTTATACCTCTTCGGCGAAGGAAGCTCTGAGCAGGCCTATCGCTTTTTAGGTGCGAATTGGCGCCAAGTCGATAGCGTCAAAGGCGTGCATTTTTGCGTATGGGCCCCCAATGCTAAGCGGGTTTCTGTGGTAGGGGATTTTAACCACTGGGACGATACTCGCCATGTGATGCGCCAACATCTGGCCAACGGCTTGTGGGAGATTTTTCTGCCTGATGTTGCCGAAGGCGCGCACTATAAGTTTGATTTGGTTTATCAAAATGGCGAGCGCCACGCAAAATCTGACCCTATGGCGACCCAAATGGAATGTGCGCCGCACAATGCCTCCATAGTGCCGAAAAAACACCAACACCTGTGGGCAGATTCACAATGGATGGACAAACGGGCGAGCACGGCTTGGCATCGCGCCGCTATGTCTATCTACGAAGTGCAGTTAGGCTCTTGGCGCCGAAAAGGTGAGTTTGGTGAGCAATATTTTGATTATCAAGACTTAGTCGAACAGTTGATCCCCTATGTGAAGCAGCAAGGCTTTACCCATATCGAGTTGATGCCAGTCAGCGAGTATCCCTTCGATGGCTCTTGGGGGTATCAACCCGTTGGCCTGTATGCGCCGACCCATCGTTTTGGCGATGCTAATGACTTAAAGGCCTTTATCGATGCCTGCCATCAGGCCGACATTGGCGTGTTACTCGATTGGGTCGCGGCGCATTTCCCTAAGGATCCCCACGGTCTTGTGCGTTTCGATGGCACTTGCCTCTATGAACATGAAGACCCGCGCAAAGGCACGCACCCCGATTGGGATACGCTGATCTATAACTACGACCGCGGTGAGGTGCGGAGCTTTCTGCTCAGCAATGCCTGTTATTGGCTGCGGGAATTTCACTTAGATGGCCTGCGGCTTGATGCGGTGTCATCCATGTTGTACCTCGACTACAGCCGCGAACCTGGGCAATGGCTGCCCAATGCCTATGGCGGACGGGAGAATTTAGAGGCGATTCATTTCCTGCAAATGTTGAATCAACGTTTGTATCAAGCCTTCCCCGGCATTTGCATGATAGCCGAAGAGTCAACCGCCTTTGCGGGCGTGACTAAGCCGACGGATGGCGGCGGGCTGGGGTTTGGTTTTAAGTGGAATATGGGCTGGATGAACGACAGCCTAAGCTACTTGGGCCGCGATCCCATTTATCGCCAGTATCACCATAACCAGCTGACCTTTAGCCTGATGTATGCCTATTCGGAGCAATTTATGCTGTCGATAAGCCACGATGAAGTGGTGCACGGCAAGGGCTCTTTGTTGCATAAAATCCCCGGTGATGATTGGCAAAAATTCGCCACCCTCAGGGCCTATTACGGCTTTATGTGGGGGCATCCGGGCAAAAAACTACTGTTTATGGGCAGCGAGTTCGCCCAGCGTGACGAATGGAACCATAACCATAGTCTCGATTGGCATTTGCTTGCTTTTGAACCCCATCAAGGCGTGCAGCGCTGGCTTCGGGATCTGAATCAGCTTTATCGCCAATTCCCCGCTTTATCTGTGCTCGACTATGAGTCGCAGGGGTTTCGCTGGCTCGATTGTGACAATGGTCGCGACAGTATTTTTAGCTTTGTTCGCTATGGCGAGGGCAGTGATGTGCCCTTGGTGTTTGTGGTGAACATGACGCCCACTCTGCACCAAGGATTTCGTATCGGCTTGCCCCAAGGCGGGGAGTTCTGTGAGTACCTCAATAGCGACAGCCATCTCTATGGCGGCAGCAATCAGGGGAATGCGGGCAAGGTAATTGCTGAAGATTTACCTTGGCAGGGCATGGCATCGAGCGCGCTGATCACTGTGCCGCCTCTGGGTTGCTTGATCCTCGGGCCTGCGACGGATGCGCCAAGAGATACCAGCCTATGA